Proteins co-encoded in one Cytobacillus sp. NJ13 genomic window:
- a CDS encoding tartrate dehydrogenase: MTSHRIAVIPGDGIGPEVMNEAVKVLELLQKLDSSLKIEFDTFDWSSEYYLKHGRMMPEDALDTLKKFDAILFGAIGDKRVPDDVTVWELIMPIRKKFKQYINFRPVKLLKGVSCRFTGEDIDFVIIRENAEGEYSNSGGRLYQGHHQEIAVQNTIITRTGTEKAARFAFEYAQKHGKGTVTSATKSNAIIHSMKLWDEAVREVGEEFQAINLQSYYIDALAAYFVSKPEEFEVVVASNLFGDILSDLGSAVVGGLGLSPSANLNPEGEFPSMFEPVHGSAPDIAGKGIANPIAQIWSAALMLEHLERGDLAAVILESIEQVLVQKEVQTPDLGGNSTTSEMGSAIRDAIQQLLLVKERR; this comes from the coding sequence ATGACAAGTCATAGGATTGCTGTTATACCTGGGGATGGAATCGGACCGGAAGTAATGAACGAAGCAGTTAAAGTACTAGAGCTACTCCAAAAGCTGGATTCTTCATTAAAAATCGAATTTGATACCTTTGATTGGAGCAGTGAGTATTACCTAAAGCATGGAAGAATGATGCCGGAAGACGCCTTGGATACATTAAAAAAATTCGATGCGATTTTGTTCGGAGCGATTGGCGATAAACGGGTGCCTGATGATGTGACGGTATGGGAGCTAATTATGCCAATTCGGAAAAAGTTTAAGCAGTACATTAATTTTAGGCCAGTTAAATTATTAAAAGGAGTTTCTTGTAGATTTACAGGTGAAGATATTGATTTTGTGATTATCCGTGAAAACGCTGAAGGTGAATATTCCAATAGCGGCGGTAGATTGTATCAGGGCCATCATCAGGAAATTGCCGTTCAAAACACTATTATTACACGAACAGGTACGGAAAAAGCTGCAAGATTTGCTTTTGAATATGCACAAAAGCATGGAAAAGGGACGGTCACCAGCGCGACAAAATCCAATGCGATCATCCATTCAATGAAACTATGGGATGAGGCTGTACGTGAGGTTGGAGAAGAATTCCAAGCTATTAATCTACAAAGTTACTATATTGATGCTCTTGCAGCCTATTTCGTCTCAAAACCAGAGGAATTTGAAGTTGTTGTTGCTTCCAATTTGTTTGGGGATATTTTAAGTGACTTAGGCTCTGCGGTTGTAGGAGGGCTTGGGTTGTCCCCGTCTGCAAACTTAAATCCAGAAGGGGAATTCCCATCCATGTTTGAACCTGTCCATGGGTCAGCTCCTGATATTGCGGGCAAAGGAATCGCCAATCCAATTGCACAGATCTGGTCGGCGGCTCTTATGCTTGAGCATTTAGAGAGAGGGGATTTAGCTGCAGTCATATTGGAATCAATTGAACAGGTTCTTGTACAAAAAGAAGTGCAAACACCTGATTTGGGTGGTAATTCAACGACAAGCGAGATGGGATCAGCCATACGAGATGCTATTCAACAATTACTATTAGTGAAAGAGAGGCGATGA
- a CDS encoding glucose 1-dehydrogenase, whose protein sequence is MRLENEVYVITGAQGGMGKETVKRFLEEGAFVAAVDINVDGVEESDRLLPIAADLTKEEDVAKVFSAANEKFDRIEGLVNIAGIAQPVTPIEEVSLTDWEKIMRVNATALFLTCRAAVPYMKKQGNGVIVNIASISMVRPRPGLNAYIASKGAAVSFSQALAIELAEYGIRVNVVNPGPADTNMLGQFTSRDADIEVMKESVFRKSVPLGRLINPNDIANSLVYLCSKEAAIVTGSVINVDGGRGI, encoded by the coding sequence ATGAGATTAGAAAATGAAGTATATGTTATTACGGGTGCACAGGGCGGAATGGGAAAAGAAACCGTGAAACGGTTTTTAGAGGAAGGAGCTTTTGTTGCAGCTGTTGATATAAATGTGGACGGTGTGGAGGAAAGCGATCGTCTTTTGCCGATTGCTGCGGATTTAACAAAGGAAGAGGATGTTGCGAAGGTTTTTTCAGCTGCAAACGAGAAATTTGATCGCATTGAGGGGCTTGTTAATATAGCAGGCATCGCCCAGCCGGTAACACCGATTGAAGAAGTAAGCTTGACGGATTGGGAGAAAATTATGCGTGTAAACGCAACAGCCCTATTTTTAACATGCCGTGCTGCTGTACCTTATATGAAGAAACAAGGGAATGGAGTGATTGTAAATATCGCTTCTATATCAATGGTGAGGCCTCGACCAGGTTTGAATGCTTATATTGCTTCAAAGGGAGCTGCCGTTTCTTTTTCGCAAGCATTAGCCATCGAATTAGCTGAATATGGAATTCGGGTAAATGTCGTGAACCCAGGTCCAGCAGACACGAATATGCTTGGGCAATTCACATCAAGGGATGCAGATATTGAAGTAATGAAGGAATCTGTTTTTAGGAAAAGTGTTCCATTAGGAAGGTTAATTAATCCGAATGATATTGCGAATTCTCTTGTGTATTTGTGTTCGAAAGAAGCAGCCATTGTGACGGGTTCTGTAATCAATGTAGATGGCGGAAGGGGGATTTAG
- a CDS encoding aldehyde dehydrogenase family protein, with product MIMDKERLIEVKNPGDGSVLAFVPRGGKEEIDLAVKEAKKAFHSKEWKMFKPYNRGKLLYQIAEVIRENKDELEKLETLDVGKPLAQSSVDVEIAARYFEYYAGVADKILGETIPVEPGIIDYTVREPIGIVGHIIPWNYPLQIAARSISVSIATGNAAVLKPAEDTPLTTLKLVELIEPLGLPKGILNVVTGYGNEAGAALSAHPDINHITFTGSVETGKRVMESAAKNIVPVTLELGGKSPNIVFADCNDEQALEWVLKSIVQNAGQTCSAGSRLVIEKTIKETFVAKLIDAMEKLTIGPGIENHDLGPVLSQKQYERIQSFIDLAKQDGIRIATGGERELVEGCESGYFLQPTILDNVPASHHLAQEEIFGPVLTVTTFETEEEAIEIANGTPYGLVAGVWSENVGRAHRVASMLHCGQVFINHYGSGGGIAQPFGGYKKSGFGREKGLEALRNYTQVKNVAVKFHE from the coding sequence ATGATTATGGACAAAGAAAGATTAATAGAAGTGAAGAATCCAGGGGATGGCTCAGTCTTAGCTTTTGTTCCAAGAGGAGGTAAAGAAGAAATTGATCTTGCTGTAAAAGAAGCGAAAAAAGCTTTTCATTCAAAAGAGTGGAAGATGTTCAAGCCTTATAATCGGGGCAAGCTTCTTTATCAGATTGCAGAAGTCATCCGTGAGAATAAGGATGAATTAGAAAAATTGGAAACGTTAGATGTTGGAAAGCCCCTTGCACAGTCTTCTGTGGATGTAGAGATTGCAGCACGTTATTTTGAATATTATGCAGGTGTAGCTGACAAAATTCTTGGAGAAACGATTCCAGTTGAACCAGGAATCATCGATTACACAGTTCGTGAACCAATTGGCATTGTCGGACATATTATTCCGTGGAATTATCCGCTGCAGATTGCAGCAAGAAGCATCTCCGTTTCCATAGCAACCGGAAACGCAGCTGTCCTGAAACCTGCAGAGGATACACCTTTAACAACGCTAAAGCTTGTTGAATTAATAGAGCCATTAGGACTGCCGAAGGGTATATTGAATGTTGTAACAGGTTACGGTAATGAAGCAGGCGCTGCGCTTTCGGCTCACCCTGATATTAATCATATTACGTTTACAGGTTCGGTTGAGACAGGGAAAAGGGTCATGGAATCAGCAGCAAAAAATATAGTTCCTGTTACCCTAGAGCTTGGCGGAAAATCGCCGAATATTGTTTTTGCCGATTGTAATGACGAGCAGGCGCTCGAGTGGGTCCTAAAGTCCATTGTACAAAATGCAGGTCAAACATGTTCTGCAGGCTCACGCTTGGTAATTGAAAAGACAATTAAGGAAACTTTTGTAGCCAAGCTTATAGATGCGATGGAAAAACTGACGATTGGTCCAGGAATTGAGAATCATGATCTTGGACCAGTGTTATCACAGAAACAATATGAGCGGATCCAAAGCTTTATTGATCTGGCAAAGCAAGACGGAATTAGGATTGCGACGGGCGGAGAGCGTGAGTTAGTAGAGGGCTGCGAATCAGGCTACTTCCTTCAGCCGACCATCTTGGATAATGTTCCTGCAAGCCATCATCTTGCACAGGAGGAAATCTTTGGTCCTGTATTGACAGTAACTACCTTTGAAACAGAGGAAGAAGCAATCGAAATTGCCAATGGCACACCGTACGGACTTGTAGCAGGAGTATGGTCTGAAAACGTCGGCAGAGCACACCGCGTTGCCAGCATGCTGCACTGCGGCCAAGTTTTCATCAATCACTATGGTTCCGGTGGCGGCATTGCCCAACCATTTGGAGGATACAAAAAAAGTGGTTTCGGCAGAGAAAAAGGACTAGAGGCGCTTAGGAATTATACACAGGTGAAGAACGTGGCGGTAAAATTTCATGAGTAA
- a CDS encoding Ldh family oxidoreductase, translating into MSKNYIISRDHLICFCTDLFKAYGVKADEASIFAEALVSTELRGVKSHGMVRIKNYIDRINGGTLDLDKEITIINETSTTALIDGNNGIGMVICKKAVDIARKKAKENGIGVVSVRQSNHFGAAGIWGIELAGEDMIGICSTNSEPIVSAPTGKTRALGSNPFSITAPAGKYPHVSLDISNGVMALGKVYEYKRLGKIFPEGSWLDTDGNPTTDPNANPVAEFIMRPFGMHKGFGLTVMMEILTSLLAGGAYGPEIPSVYRDIDKPNPISHFFMAIRIECFRELSDFKSSVDELIEYLHGLPVRDGNKSVLYPGEIEAKIAERNLKSGIILSEDVVNELKDMAKAKNVVISNDPFKIAPDDLESIPQI; encoded by the coding sequence ATGAGTAAGAACTATATTATATCAAGAGATCATTTAATTTGTTTTTGCACAGACTTATTCAAGGCTTATGGAGTAAAAGCTGATGAGGCTAGTATATTTGCAGAGGCATTAGTATCGACAGAACTTCGAGGCGTAAAAAGTCATGGTATGGTAAGGATCAAAAATTATATTGATCGAATTAATGGAGGTACCTTGGATCTAGATAAAGAAATTACAATAATAAACGAGACATCTACCACAGCTTTAATAGATGGAAATAATGGTATTGGTATGGTTATCTGCAAGAAGGCAGTTGATATTGCAAGAAAAAAAGCGAAAGAGAATGGAATAGGAGTTGTTTCAGTAAGACAAAGTAATCATTTTGGTGCAGCTGGTATTTGGGGAATAGAGCTAGCAGGAGAAGATATGATCGGTATTTGTTCCACAAATTCAGAGCCTATTGTTTCTGCACCTACAGGTAAGACGAGAGCTCTAGGAAGCAATCCGTTTTCTATTACAGCACCAGCTGGAAAATATCCTCATGTTAGTCTGGATATTTCCAATGGTGTAATGGCATTAGGAAAAGTGTACGAATATAAGCGCTTGGGCAAAATTTTTCCAGAAGGCAGTTGGCTTGATACAGACGGCAATCCAACAACAGATCCAAATGCAAATCCAGTTGCTGAATTTATTATGAGACCGTTTGGTATGCACAAAGGGTTTGGTCTAACAGTAATGATGGAAATTCTAACGTCGTTGTTAGCAGGTGGAGCTTATGGACCAGAGATTCCTAGTGTGTATAGAGATATAGATAAACCTAATCCAATTAGCCACTTCTTTATGGCGATCCGTATTGAGTGTTTTAGAGAACTTTCAGATTTTAAATCCTCAGTAGATGAATTGATTGAATATTTACACGGATTGCCTGTTCGGGATGGGAATAAAAGCGTGCTCTATCCTGGAGAAATCGAAGCAAAAATAGCTGAGAGGAATTTAAAATCAGGCATTATATTATCGGAGGATGTAGTAAATGAACTCAAGGATATGGCTAAAGCTAAAAATGTTGTAATTTCAAATGACCCATTTAAAATTGCACCTGATGATCTTGAATCCATACCACAAATTTAA
- a CDS encoding MgtC/SapB family protein: MSSLEIEILMKLGISAVLGLVIGLERELKRKPVGLKTSLVISIVSCLLTIVSIESAYMFPGNDDINITMDPLRLAAQIVSGIGFLGAGVILRRGNDSISGLTTAALIWGAAGIGIAVGAGFYIEAMAGVALLIISVEVIPFIMGIIGPKRLREKEINLQLKVRDKENIADIIPAVKDLDISIKHIRIKDLEDEHLHLVQLIVAVDYKRRTTDVYYSVSSIPGVQCMEIDSMQ, encoded by the coding sequence ATGAGCAGTTTAGAGATAGAAATATTAATGAAGCTGGGTATTTCAGCAGTCCTGGGTCTTGTTATAGGCCTGGAGAGGGAATTAAAAAGAAAGCCGGTCGGCTTAAAGACCAGTTTAGTTATTTCCATAGTAAGCTGTCTGCTGACTATTGTGTCTATAGAATCGGCCTATATGTTTCCCGGTAATGATGACATTAACATAACGATGGATCCTCTCCGTTTAGCTGCCCAAATTGTTTCAGGAATCGGCTTTTTGGGTGCAGGCGTTATTTTAAGGCGGGGAAATGACAGTATTTCAGGTCTTACAACAGCTGCTTTAATTTGGGGGGCAGCAGGAATCGGAATTGCTGTAGGAGCCGGCTTTTATATTGAAGCAATGGCGGGAGTGGCGCTCCTTATTATTTCAGTGGAGGTAATTCCTTTTATCATGGGCATAATTGGTCCCAAACGCTTAAGAGAAAAAGAAATCAATCTGCAGCTGAAAGTAAGGGATAAAGAAAATATCGCTGACATCATCCCAGCGGTAAAAGACCTTGATATATCTATAAAACATATTCGCATTAAAGATTTAGAAGATGAACATCTGCATCTAGTACAGCTGATAGTTGCCGTCGACTATAAAAGAAGAACTACGGATGTTTATTACAGCGTTTCAAGTATCCCTGGAGTGCAGTGCATGGAAATCGATAGTATGCAGTAA
- a CDS encoding DMT family transporter — protein sequence MSDKKINPYVALAIGVISVSTSAILVKVSSAPSGVIAFYRLLFSVLFMLPVFLIKYVPELRLITRRDWIYSIIAGVFLAFHFILWFESLNYTSVASSTVLVTLQPLFAFAGTYFFFKEKFTWKAILSGFLAIAGSVIISWGDFQISGTALFGDILAIIACALVTAYLMFGQTVRKRLSLVTYTFVVYSISTITLLFYVLIVEEPLLPYGTGDWVYFILLALVPTLLGHTLFNWSIKWLSTSTISMAILFEPVGAAVLAYYLLHESILWTQILGGTIVIGGITLFLLDERRIRMKELKKKTTVTG from the coding sequence ATGTCAGATAAAAAAATAAATCCCTATGTTGCCCTGGCGATTGGCGTCATTTCTGTCTCTACTTCAGCCATATTGGTGAAGGTATCCAGCGCCCCATCGGGAGTCATTGCTTTTTACAGATTATTATTTTCTGTTCTTTTCATGTTGCCTGTATTTCTTATAAAGTATGTTCCGGAACTTCGTCTTATTACACGGCGGGATTGGATCTATTCCATCATTGCCGGTGTGTTTCTTGCATTCCATTTTATTCTCTGGTTTGAGTCACTGAACTACACCTCTGTAGCCAGTTCCACAGTCCTTGTGACACTCCAGCCCTTATTTGCATTTGCAGGCACATATTTCTTTTTTAAAGAAAAGTTTACCTGGAAAGCCATTTTGAGCGGGTTTCTGGCAATTGCGGGCAGTGTTATTATCAGCTGGGGAGATTTTCAAATCAGCGGGACTGCTTTGTTCGGGGATATACTTGCAATCATTGCCTGCGCCCTGGTAACGGCTTACTTAATGTTTGGCCAAACAGTCAGAAAAAGACTATCGCTCGTTACTTACACCTTTGTTGTTTATAGTATAAGCACTATTACATTGTTATTTTATGTGTTAATCGTCGAAGAACCTTTACTCCCATATGGAACCGGTGATTGGGTATATTTTATCTTGCTCGCTCTTGTTCCCACCCTGCTCGGACATACATTATTTAATTGGTCAATAAAGTGGCTAAGCACTTCAACGATTTCTATGGCCATCTTATTTGAGCCAGTCGGTGCTGCTGTTTTAGCATATTATTTACTTCATGAGTCTATTTTATGGACGCAAATTCTTGGGGGAACAATTGTAATTGGAGGAATAACTCTCTTCTTATTAGATGAGAGAAGGATTCGAATGAAAGAATTGAAGAAAAAAACAACGGTTACCGGATAA
- the glgB gene encoding 1,4-alpha-glucan branching enzyme, translated as MVVDTLFPTDYQLHLFHEGTYYESHQLFGAHVVSNGGEVITRFCVWAPNAEIIRLVGDFNDWNGEGYTLHRVNNEGVWFIQLDGNMEGALYKYEIETKKGDVLLKADPYSFFSEVRPNTASKVYSLDGYQWNDSKWIQKKEMKSIYTEPAVIYEVHLGSWKQKKSGGLYTYRELADELIPYVVEHGFTHIELLPLIEHPLDASWGYQGTGYYSVTSRYGSPHDFMYFVDQCHQHGVGVILDWVPGHFCKDAHGLYQFDGSYLYEYETEGDRENRVWGTANFDLSKNEVQSFLISNAVFWMEKYHIDGFRVDAVANIIYWPNRDGKTENPFGTCFLQNLNKVVSQYDSSFLMMAEDSTDWPQVTAPVHYGGLGFHYKWNMGWMNDVLTYMETAPERRSGVHGKMTFSLLYAFTENFILPFSHDEVVHGKKSLLDKMPGDYWQKFAQFRLLLGYMIAHPGKKLLFMGSELGQFSEWKDKEQLDWHLLDYDMHKKANDYVKDLIKVYKRSKALFELDHLQDGFEWIDCHNADQSIFSFIRKGSKVDDFLVIVCNFTPAFYPDYRIGVPKAGSYREILNSDSDSFGGSNCTNKRVLKTEEKEFHGKPFSLEMSISPFGISILRPVKHRKERKGNGKEKVRRNVISRREREQA; from the coding sequence ATGGTAGTGGATACTTTGTTTCCAACCGATTATCAGCTGCATTTGTTCCATGAAGGGACATATTATGAGAGTCACCAGTTATTTGGTGCACATGTAGTTTCCAATGGCGGAGAAGTGATTACCCGTTTTTGTGTGTGGGCACCGAATGCTGAAATTATCAGATTAGTCGGTGATTTTAATGATTGGAATGGAGAAGGCTATACCTTACATAGAGTGAATAATGAAGGTGTCTGGTTTATACAGCTGGATGGAAACATGGAAGGTGCCTTGTATAAGTATGAAATTGAAACAAAGAAAGGAGATGTGTTATTAAAGGCTGATCCTTATAGCTTTTTTTCAGAAGTAAGGCCCAATACAGCATCTAAAGTATATTCGCTGGACGGGTATCAGTGGAATGACAGCAAATGGATCCAAAAAAAAGAAATGAAGTCTATTTATACGGAGCCTGCAGTCATTTATGAAGTCCATTTGGGCTCGTGGAAGCAAAAAAAATCTGGAGGTCTTTATACATACAGGGAGCTTGCAGATGAGCTAATTCCTTATGTGGTCGAACATGGGTTTACGCATATAGAATTGCTTCCTCTAATTGAGCATCCGCTCGACGCTTCCTGGGGCTATCAGGGAACAGGTTATTACTCAGTTACAAGCCGTTATGGCAGCCCGCATGATTTTATGTATTTTGTTGATCAGTGCCACCAGCATGGTGTTGGGGTCATTCTGGACTGGGTGCCGGGGCATTTCTGCAAGGATGCCCATGGCCTTTACCAGTTTGATGGTTCGTATTTGTATGAGTATGAAACAGAAGGCGACAGAGAGAACAGAGTATGGGGCACTGCCAATTTTGACCTCAGCAAAAATGAAGTTCAAAGCTTTCTTATTTCCAACGCTGTTTTTTGGATGGAAAAGTATCATATTGATGGCTTCCGGGTTGATGCGGTCGCTAATATTATCTATTGGCCTAACCGGGATGGGAAGACAGAAAATCCATTCGGCACCTGTTTTCTGCAGAACTTAAATAAAGTTGTTTCTCAATATGACTCTTCCTTTCTCATGATGGCAGAGGATTCAACAGACTGGCCGCAAGTGACTGCACCAGTCCATTATGGAGGGCTGGGTTTTCATTACAAGTGGAATATGGGCTGGATGAATGACGTTCTTACATATATGGAAACAGCTCCTGAGAGGCGATCTGGTGTTCATGGAAAGATGACATTTTCGCTTTTATATGCTTTTACAGAAAACTTCATACTGCCTTTTTCACATGATGAAGTTGTCCATGGAAAAAAATCGCTGCTTGATAAAATGCCGGGAGATTACTGGCAAAAATTTGCCCAATTCAGGCTCCTGCTTGGCTACATGATTGCCCACCCCGGCAAGAAGCTTCTTTTCATGGGGAGCGAACTTGGGCAGTTTTCCGAATGGAAAGACAAAGAACAGCTTGATTGGCATCTGCTTGATTACGACATGCATAAAAAAGCAAATGATTATGTGAAAGATTTAATAAAGGTTTATAAACGTTCAAAGGCTCTTTTTGAGCTTGATCACCTTCAGGATGGTTTTGAATGGATTGATTGTCATAATGCAGACCAATCCATCTTTTCTTTTATCAGGAAAGGCTCTAAAGTGGATGATTTTCTTGTGATTGTCTGCAATTTCACACCTGCTTTCTACCCTGATTATCGTATTGGAGTTCCAAAGGCGGGGTCTTATCGGGAAATACTCAACAGTGACAGTGATAGCTTTGGAGGATCGAATTGCACCAACAAGAGGGTCCTTAAGACTGAGGAAAAAGAGTTTCATGGCAAGCCGTTCAGCTTGGAAATGTCTATTTCGCCATTTGGCATTTCAATTTTACGCCCTGTAAAACATCGGAAGGAGAGGAAGGGAAATGGGAAAGAAAAAGTGCGTCGCAATGTTATTAGCAGGAGGGAAAGGGAGCAGGCTTAG
- a CDS encoding glucose-1-phosphate adenylyltransferase, whose product MGKKKCVAMLLAGGKGSRLSSLTKSLAKPAVPFGGKYRIIDFTLSNCTNSGIDTVGVLTQYQPLVLNSYIGIGSAWDLDRKNGGVTVLPPYSESSEVKWYTGTASAIYQNLNYLKQYDPEYVLILSGDHIYKMNYELMLNYHIEKGADATISVIEVPWPEASRFGIMNTDEEMRVAEFEEKPAYPKNNLASMGIYIFNWSVLKEYLEMDDRNPESSHDFGKDIIPLMLDENKKLFAYPFNGYWKDVGTVKSLWEANMDLLDDECELNLFDHDWRIYSVNPNHPPQFISTQAEVAESLINEGCTIEGEVEKSVLFQGVLVGKNTVIRESVIMPDAVIGENVYIEKAIVPSGMNIPDGVVISASEEDDEIILITQEMIQGICS is encoded by the coding sequence ATGGGAAAGAAAAAGTGCGTCGCAATGTTATTAGCAGGAGGGAAAGGGAGCAGGCTTAGTTCTCTGACAAAAAGCCTGGCGAAACCTGCAGTTCCGTTTGGAGGGAAATACCGGATTATTGATTTTACATTGAGCAATTGCACCAATTCCGGAATTGATACAGTCGGTGTTCTTACCCAATACCAGCCGCTGGTTCTGAATTCGTATATTGGCATAGGCAGTGCATGGGATCTTGATAGAAAAAACGGCGGTGTAACAGTGCTGCCCCCTTACAGCGAATCATCGGAAGTCAAGTGGTATACGGGAACAGCGAGTGCCATTTATCAGAACCTCAATTATCTAAAGCAGTATGATCCTGAATATGTCCTGATTTTATCCGGTGATCATATTTATAAAATGAATTATGAGCTGATGCTGAATTATCATATTGAAAAAGGCGCGGATGCCACTATTTCTGTAATTGAAGTGCCTTGGCCGGAGGCAAGCAGGTTCGGAATCATGAACACGGATGAGGAGATGCGGGTCGCAGAATTTGAAGAAAAACCAGCATATCCAAAAAATAATCTGGCCTCCATGGGAATATATATTTTTAATTGGTCTGTTTTAAAGGAATATCTGGAAATGGATGACCGGAATCCGGAATCAAGTCATGACTTTGGGAAGGATATTATCCCACTAATGCTTGATGAAAATAAAAAGCTGTTCGCTTACCCGTTCAATGGCTATTGGAAGGATGTCGGTACAGTCAAGAGCCTGTGGGAAGCAAATATGGATTTATTGGATGATGAATGCGAGCTGAATCTTTTTGATCATGATTGGCGGATCTATTCGGTGAATCCGAATCATCCTCCACAGTTTATTTCAACTCAAGCAGAGGTTGCAGAGTCTTTGATAAATGAAGGCTGTACAATTGAAGGGGAAGTTGAAAAGTCAGTGCTATTTCAAGGGGTTCTGGTTGGGAAGAATACTGTGATCCGTGAATCGGTCATCATGCCTGATGCTGTAATTGGTGAAAATGTCTATATTGAAAAGGCTATTGTGCCAAGCGGAATGAACATACCTGATGGCGTTGTGATTAGTGCTTCCGAAGAAGATGATGAAATTATTCTGATAACACAGGAAATGATACAGGGAATTTGTTCTTAA